A portion of the Babylonia areolata isolate BAREFJ2019XMU chromosome 16, ASM4173473v1, whole genome shotgun sequence genome contains these proteins:
- the LOC143290748 gene encoding solute carrier family 25 member 32-like, which translates to MNMESSSTNKPASVGLLRHIRFEHLYAGVSGGVVSTLVLHPLELVKIRFQVNEGNGSAGRPTYQGTLHAMRSIFHNSGFVGLYQGVTPNIWGAGISWGLYFFFYNTMKTWMQEGNSQVNLGAANHLLIASTAGFSTLVLTNPIWVTRTRLCLQYEGVAGAGASAGAGAGAGGIAPVYHGTINTLVQIFKGEGIRGLYKGFVPGVLGISHGALQFMAYEEMKTMFNQYRNQPLDTQLTSAEYVLIAAASKMHAACLTYPFQVVRSRLQDQHRAYKGVIDVCQQIIRKESYRGFYKGFCAYMLHVTPNICIVFLLYELLTRKTHEPSIAIKTEIAELTDAV; encoded by the exons ATGAACATGGAGTCGTCATCAACGAACAAACCTGCTTCAGTCGGACTACTTCGTCACATTCGTTTTGAACATCTGTACGCGGGAGTGAGTGGAGGTGTTGTTTCCACCTTAGTGCTACATCCACTCGAGCTTGTCAAGATTAGATTTCAAG tgAATGAAGGGAATGGAAGCGCAGGGCGACCCACCTACCAAGGCACGCTGCATGCCATGCGCAGCATCTTCCACAACAGCGGGTTCGTGGGCCTGTACCAAGGGGTCACCCCCAACATCTGGGGAGCGGGCATCTCCTGGGGCTTGTACTTCTTTTT TTACAACACCATGAAGACGTGGATGCAGGAAGGCAACTCACAGGTTAACTTGGGAGCAGCCAATCATCTGCTGATAGCCAGCACCGCAG gttTCTCCACGCTCGTGCTGACCAACCCCATCTGGGTGACCAGGACACGGCTGTGCCTGCAGTACGAGGGTGTTGCAGGGGCTGGCGCCAGTGCTGGTGCCGGTGCCGGTGCCGGTGGGATAGCCCCCGTATACCACGGCACCATCAACACTCTGGTCCAGATTTTTAAGGGCGAGGGAATCCGTGGCCTCTACAAG GGCTTTGTGCCAGGCGTCTTGGGCATCTCCCATGGTGCTTTGCAGTTCATGGCCTATGAGGAAATGAAGACGATGTTCAACCAGTACCGAAACCAGCCGCTGGACACGCAACTG ACCTCTGCAGAgtatgtcctcattgctgctgccTCCAAGATGCACGCGGCCTGCTTGACCTACCCGTTCCAGGTGGTTCGCTCACGCCTGCAGGACCAGCACCGTGCCTACAAGGGTGTCATCGACGTCTGTCAGCAGATCATAAG GAAAGAGTCGTACCGGGGTTTCTACAAGGGTTTCTGTGCCTACATGCTGCACGTGACGCCCAACATCTGCATTGTGTTTTTGCTGTACGAACTGTTGACCCGCAAGACGCACGAGCCCTCCATCGCCATCAAGACGGAAATCGCTGAGCTGACCGACGCTGTATga
- the LOC143290864 gene encoding histone H1.2-like translates to MSDAAPAPAKKVAKPRKPAKPAEHPKYNVMIAAAVTALKERGGSSRQAILKYIMANYKVGSEVTKINARLKTALKAGVKAGTLKQAKGTGASGSFRLGEKKVAAKPKKVKKPKAAAKKPAAKKAKSPAKKTAAKKPAAKKTAAKKPKSPAKKAAKSPAKKAAKPKKAAKSPAKKAAKPKKPAAKKPAKK, encoded by the coding sequence ATGTCTGACGCCGCTCCTGCTCCTGCTAAGAAGGTCGCCAAGCCCAGGAAGCCTGCCAAGCCAGCAGAGCACCCCAAGTACAACGTCATGATCGCCGCTGCCGTCACAGCCTTGAAGGAGCGTGGTGGTTCCTCCCGCCAGGCCATCCTCAAGTACATCATGGCCAACTACAAGGTCGGCAGCGAGGTGACCAAGATCAACGCTCGTCTGAAAACTGCCCTGAAGGCTGGAGTGAAGGCTGGCACCCTCAAGCAGGCCAAGGGCACTGGAGCTTCTGGCTCTTTCCGTCTGGGAGAGAAAAAGGTCGCTGCCAAACCCAAGAAGGTGAAGAAGCCCAAGGCTGCCGCTAAGAAGCCCGCAGCCAAGAAGGCCAAATCCCCCGCCAAGAAAACTGCAGCCAAGAAGCCCGCTGCCAAGAAAACCGCTGCCAAGAAGCCCAAGTCTCCAGCCAAAAAGGCAGCCAAGTCTCCTGCCAAAAAGGCGGCCAAacccaagaaggcagccaagtctccagccaagaaggcagccaagcCCAAGAAGCCAGCTGCCAAGAAGCCCGCCAAGAAGTGA
- the LOC143290863 gene encoding histone H1.2-like has translation MSDAAPAPTKKVAKPRKPAKPAEHPKYNVMIAAAVTALKERGGSSRQAILKYIMANYKVGSEVTKINARLKTALKAGVKAGTLKQAKGTGASGSFRLGEKKVAAKPKKVKKPKAAAKKPAAKKAKSPAKKTAAKKPAAKKTAAKKPKSPAKKAAKSPAKKAAKPKKAAKSPAKKAAKPKKPAAKKPAKK, from the coding sequence ATGTCTGACGCCGCTCCTGCTCCTACTAAGAAGGTCGCCAAGCCCAGGAAGCCTGCCAAGCCAGCAGAGCACCCCAAGTACAACGTCATGATCGCCGCTGCCGTCACAGCCTTGAAGGAGCGTGGTGGTTCCTCCCGCCAGGCCATCCTCAAGTACATCATGGCCAACTACAAGGTGGGCAGCGAGGTGACCAAGATCAACGCTCGTCTGAAAACTGCCCTGAAGGCTGGAGTGAAGGCTGGCACCCTCAAGCAGGCCAAGGGCACTGGAGCTTCTGGCTCTTTCCGTCTGGGAGAGAAAAAGGTGGCTGCCAAACCCAAGAAGGTGAAGAAGCCCAAGGCTGCCGCTAAGAAGCCCGCAGCCAAGAAGGCCAAGTCCCCCGCCAAGAAAACTGCAGCCAAGAAGCCCGCTGCCAAGAAAACCGCTGCCAAGAAGCCCAAGTCTCCAGCCAAAAAGGCAGCCAAGTCTCCTGCCAAAAAGGCGGCCAAacccaagaaggcagccaagtctccagccaagaaggcagccaagcCCAAGAAGCCAGCTGCCAAGAAGCCCGCCAAGAAGTGA
- the LOC143290866 gene encoding histone H1.2-like yields MSDAAPAPAKKAAKPRKPAKPAEHPKYNVMIAAAVTALKERGGSSRQAILKYIMANYKVGSEVTKINARLKTSLKAGVKAGTLKQAKGTGASGSFRLGEKKVAAKPKKVKKPKAAAKKPAAKKAKSPAKKTAAKKPAAKKTAAKKPKSPAKKAAKSPAKKAAKPKKAAKSPAKKAAKPKKPAAKKPAKK; encoded by the coding sequence ATGTCTGACGCCGCTCCTGCTCCTGCCAAGAAGGCCGCCAAGCCCAGGAAGCCTGCCAAGCCAGCAGAGCACCCCAAGTACAACGTCATGATCGCCGCTGCCGTCACAGCCCTGAAGGAGCGTGGTGGTTCCTCCCGCCAGGCCATCCTCAAGTACATCATGGCCAACTACAAGGTGGGCAGCGAGGTGACCAAGATCAACGCTCGTCTGAAAACTTCCCTGAAGGCTGGAGTGAAGGCTGGCACCCTCAAGCAGGCCAAGGGCACTGGAGCTTCTGGCTCTTTCCGTCTGGGAGAGAAAAAAGTCGCTGCCAAACCCAAGAAGGTGAAGAAGCCTAAGGCTGCCGCTAAGAAGCCCGCAGCCAAGAAGGCCAAGTCCCCCGCCAAGAAAACTGCAGCCAAGAAGCCCGCTGCCAAGAAAACTGCTGCCAAGAAGCCCAAGTCTCCAGCCAAAAAGGCAGCCAAGTCTCCTGCCAAAAAGGCGGCCAAacccaagaaggcagccaagtctccagccaagaaggcagccaagcCCAAGAAGCCAGCTGCCAAGAAGCCCGCCAAGAAGTGA